The nucleotide sequence GCGTCGTGCACGGTTTCGAGCGCCGCGTCGGCCTCGACCTCGTCGAGTTCGACGCGAACGGCGACATCTACGTGCCGCAGGCCACCGTCACGCCGCAGGCCCTGCCCGGTGGCGGCCCCGCCGTGGCGTGGGAAGTCCTCAACGAAAGCGAGCCGACACTCGGCAGCTCCAGCGCGGTCAACTCCTCCGGCCGCTTCGCCGCCGACAACGCCATGACCACCTGGTGGCTCCCCGCCGCCGCTGACGCCGCGCCGCAGCTCACCACCTACTTCTCCGGCCGCGCCACCATCCACGCCGCCCGCGTGATCTGGCGCGATGTCGGACTCGACACCAAGGCCGGCGTGCAGCCCGGCCCCTTCCGCTACCGCATCGAGGCCGAGACCGCTCCCGGCGTCTGGACCCCGATCATCGACCGCACGGCCAGCACCGAGGATTTCCTGATCGACTACCGCGAGTGCCCGCCGACCCTGGCGCTCCGCGCGCGTCTGGTCATTACGGGCCACCCCGCCGGCATCCAGCCCGCCGTGGCCGAGTTCACCGTCTTCGGCGTCCCCGAACGCTGATCGACGTTACCCCTCTCCGGTGGGCAGCCCGCTCGCGGGCGCGCTGCCCTCGCGTCCGGATTCAGCGCAAGGCGTCCGCCCGCACCCCGCCCCCGGCCTGCGGTTCTTGCGCGAACCACTCGATGCGGCTGCAATGCTGACAGGTCAGCGCCGTGGCCCCCTTGTTCAGCCAGTCGAAATTGAAGAACGTGGCGCCGCGGGTGTTCAACAGGACCTTGCGGCTTTCGAACTCGGTCTGGCCGCAGTGCGCACAGTGCACCTGCTTGCCGGCTATCTGATAGGAAGTACTCATGGGAGGACCGCGTTTATAACACGCCCCCCGGCCGCGGGCCATTACAGAGGCCCACGCGCTTTCCTCCGTCGTTCGCCGGGCACCGGACCAACCTGCCGGCGCGCTGGATTCAACCCCCGCGCTCCCTTTCCCTCCGCCACCCTTCAGATTTTAATTCAGCCCGCCCGCGCTTGTGACGAAATACAGCTTATCCGCCGGTTCCTTCAGAACATCATCCCCAGGCATACTATCCTAATACATGCCTCTGCCGTCCCAAACCAGTAGTCCCACTCCCCCGGGAGATTAAAAGGTGACGAATGCGACGGCTAGGGCTTGGCCACCGAATTGGTCAACCAGTCCGAAGAAACCGGCGGACCCCTTTCCGCCCCCCGCGCACCGCCCCCATGGGCCGGATGCGCTCCCCGCCCCTCACGGAATGCCGTGACCGCGGGCCGCGACCCACAGCGCAAACCAGTCCTCGCGGCTCAGCTCGATCGCTGCGGCCTTCGCCGCGCTCTCGATCCGTTCCACCTTGTTCGTGCCGATCACCGGGAGCGGCCGGCTGGGATGAGCGAGGATCCAGGCATACGCGAGTTGCTCGAGCGTCGCGCCGTCATATTTGTCCGCCAGCGCGGCGGCCGCGCGGCCCAGGCGCACCGCCGCCTCGTTGCCGGGGGAGAAAAGCCGGCCGCCCGCGAGCGGGCTCCAGGCCATGGGCCGGACACCCAGCTGCTGGCACTGGTCGAAGGTCCCATCGTGAATCGGATCCATGTGCAGCAGGTGGAACTCCAGCTGGTTCGTCACCAGCGGCTGCTCCAGCCGGCTGTTCAGCGCGGCAAATTGCGCGGCGCTGTAGTTCGACACGCCCACGCTGCGCGTCAGGCCGGTGCGCCGGAGTTCGGTAAGGCCTTGCGCCGTGTCATCGATACCCGTCAGCCAGTCCGGCCGGTGCACGAGAAACAAATCCACCCGGTCGGTGCCGAGCAGCCGCAGCGAGGTCTCCAGGCTCTGCTTCAACCGGGCCCCGCTCGCGTCGTAGCAGGCCACGGTGCGGGTGGGATCGCCGGCATGCGGGATGTAGATGCCGGCCTTGGTCACCAGTTCCAACCGGTCCCGCAGGCCCGGCGTCAGCGCCAGGGCGCGCCCCAGCAATTCTTCCACGCGGTACAGGCCGTAGATCTCGGCCGTGTCGATCGTGGTAATCCCTAGCTCAAGGCAACGCTGGAGCCGGCGGTTGATATCCTGCGCCGACGCGCCGTCATCCAGCAGGCGCCAGGTGCCGTACACGAGGCGGGAAAATTCAGGTCCGGAGGGTGCGATTGGCAGTCGGGGCATCATGGCAGAAATTCAGACGGGGTTGGGGAGGGAAGGTCGGGTGGCTGGGGCTCAAAAAGACGGCGACTCACGCGGCTGGTGGCGCAGGTTGCCGCCGTAAGAAACGTGACTTTGCCGGGCCGCCCCGCGCTAGGACAAGGGGATTCGCTTGAGATCCGGCCGGCTCGGATTGTGATTCTTTCCCCACGCCAGCGCCATCCCGCCCCCCGGTGCCCGACTCCGTCATCGCCAAGCGCGTCGACACCTGCCCTCGTGGGGCATCGACCTCCACCCCGACCTCCCCGCCTGCGCCGGCTGCGGCCGCTGCTGCCACCTCGTGGTCGAGCTGCGGCCCGGCGATGTGGTCCCCGAACAGCTCGTCGCCGAGCACGCGGGCGTGCGCTGCATGGACCAGCGCGGCAACGGCGCCTGCGTCGCCCTCGATCCGGTCACGCTGCTCTGCACGATCTACGAGACGCGGCCGCAAACCTGCCGCGACTTCCATCGCGGCGAAACGCTTTGCCGCCGGATCCTCGGCCGCTAGGCTGGCTGCACCCCTCATGAAACCGATCGCCTCCGCCGCCTGCGCGGCCCTCGTGTTGTTCGCCGGAGCCGCGCTGCCGGCCGCCGACACCCTCCCGCTCTTCAACGGCCGGGACCTCTCCGGCTGGCACATCGACGTCCCGGCCATGGACAAGGACCCCGCGACCCCGAGCCCGTTCCTCGTGCGCGACGGCCACCTCGTCAGCCTCGCGAAACCCGGCGGACACATCATCACCGACGCCACCCACGCCAACTACCGGCTCACGGTGGAATACCGATTTGCCGGCGTGCCCGGCAATTGCGGGGTCCTCGTGCACGTCTCGACCCCGCGCGCCCTCTACGGCATGTTCCCCCGTTCCATCGAGGCCCAGCTCATGCATGAAAATGCAGGCGACTTCTGGTGCATCGCCCTGGACATCACCACGCCCGACATGGAGACCCGCCGTGGCCCGAAGGCAGACTGGGGCGTCGACGGCAAGAAGCTCCGGCGCATCCGCAACCTGACCGATAATTCCGAAAAGCCCCCGGGCGAATGGAACACCCTCGTGATCGAGTGCCTCGCGGATCAGGTCAAGGTCTGGGTCAATGGTGACCTTGTGAACCACGGTTACGCCTGCCAGGCCACCAGCGGTCAAATCGCCCTCCAGGCCGAGGGCTCCGAGGTCGAGTTCCGCCGGGTCGACCTCACGCCGATCACCACCCTGACCGACTGAGGTCGTTTCCTGATTTCTGGCGCCACGGCGAAACCGCCATGCTGCGCCGCCATCACGCTGGGTGGGAATTTCCCCGCACCACCGTCCGCCCACGCTGTCCTTCTTGGGATGCCACCCGAACTTCCCCTCCTCTATATCAAGACCGGCTGCCCCTGGTGCAGCGAGGTCAGCGGCTTCCTCGCCGAACACGGCATCGGTTTCCGCGAGCTCAACGTTTCGGACGACGCGGCCGCCTTCAACGCCATGGAACACGTTTCCGGCCAGTCCAAGGCCCCGGTGCTCGACTGGCACGGCCGGGTCCTGGCCGACTTTGGGGTCGAGGAACTGAAACCTTTCCTCCACGCCCAAAACGTCTCGTTCGAGGACAGCTGATCCCGCCCGCGCGCGCTTTGACACGCCCCGCGGCATGGGCACCGTCAGGCCCATGGAACCGCCCTCGTTCACGATCACCCGCCGCGTTGAATTTCATGAGACCGACGCCGCCGGCCTCATGCATTTTTCCAATTTCTACCGCTGGATGGAAGTGTGCGAACACGAGTGGTTCCGCGCCCACGGCCTCCCGATGATGACGGCCTCGCCCGACGGCCTGAACCGCGGCTGGCCGCGCCGCGACTCCACCTGCACCCACCTCCGCCCGCTGCGCTGCGGCGACGTGGTGCGCGTGCGCGCCACCCTCGCCGAGTGCGGCGAGAACACCCTCACGTTCGCCTTCCTCTTCGAGAAGGACCGCGCCGGCCGCTGGACCGAGGTCGCCCATGGCCGCATGACCACCGTGCACGTGCGCCAGGACTCGTCCGGCCGGATGGAAGCCGAGCCGGTGCCCGCCGCCGTGCGCGCCGCCCTCGCGCCGGCCTGAGCGCCGGCAACCCGGCCCTTGTATCCCGCGGCCGGTTCGGCCATCGCTGGGACGTGAGCGACACACCCCCTGATTCCCCCGCCCCCGACCCGGCGCCCCGACCCAAGCGCCGCCCGCGCTATGCGGGCAAGAATCCGCGGCGCTTCGAGGAGAAATACAAGGAGCACAACCCCGCGCGCTACGCCGACGACGTCGCCAAGGTCCTCGCCGCCGGCAAAACCCCCGCCGGCATGCACCGGCCGATCATGGTGGCCGAAATTCTCGCCGTCCTCGCGCTCCAACCCGGCGAGACCGCGGTGGATTGCACTCTCGGCTACGGCGGCCACGCCCGGGAACTGCTGGGCCGCGTAGCGCCGGCCGCGTCGCCCCGCCGCGGGCGCCTGGTCGGCCTCGACGTGGATCCGATCGAACACCCCAAGACCACCGCCCGCCTCCGCGCCGCCGGCTTCGGCGAGGACGTCTTTACCGCCGTCCGTTCCAACTTCGCCGGCCTGCCCAAGGTGCTTGCCTCGCTCGGTCTCGCCGGCGCCGACGCCATCCTGGCCGACCTCGGCGTCTCCTCGATGCAGATCGATGATCCCGCCCGCGGCTTCACCTTCAAGACCGACGGACCGCTCGACCTGCGGCTGAATCCCTCGCGCCCGCCCTCCGCGGCCGACTGGTTGGCCCGTATCGCCCAAGCCGATCTCGCCGCCGCCCTCACCGCCCACGCCGACGAGCCCCACGCGGAACTCCTCGCGCGCGAACTCGTCGCCCGCCGCGCGGAACAGCCTTTCCTCCGCACCACGGAACTCGCCGACGCCATCCGCGGCATCCTGCGCGCCCACCACCCCCGCCATGATCCCGAGGCGGCCGACGACACCGTGCGCCGCGTCTTTCAGGCCCTGCGCATCGCGGTGAACGACGAGTTCGGCGTGCTGGATCTTTTCCTCCGCCACCTGCCCTCCTGTCTGAATTCCGGCGGCCGCGTGGCCATTCTCACCTTCCACTCCGGCGAGGACCGGCGCGTCAAACAGGCTTTCCGCGATGGCGTGCGCACCGGTCTCTACACCGCCACCAACGAGGAAGTCGCCCGCGCCGGCCCGGAGGAGCGCCGCGCCAATCCGCGCAGCAGCTCCGCCAAGCTCCGCTGGGCCATCCGCGCCTGAGTGTAGGGCGGGGTCGCCGAACCCCGCCTCGGCCGTTTTGCCAAGATCGCATGAAGGCGGGGTTCGGCGACCCCGCCCTACAACGCCTCACCTCCCTGCTCACCCACTCCGCCGCTTTGGATCCTCGACCGGATCCGCCTCGCCGCTCAACGCAATGCCGGCGGCCGTCAGCTCCTCGCGCAACGGCGGCAGGAACCGTTCCGCCAGCTCCTCCAGCGGGAAGAGGTAGCCCGTCGACGGGATGTCCTCGCCCAGGAAGTCGAGGATGTCGGCTAGCTCCACGACCTCTTCGTCGAGGAAGTGTTCGTCCAACACGGCTTGACTGCCCTCTTGCGCCGCGAACCGCGGCCAGGGCTGGGCCTCGTCGGGATCGGCCGGGTGCAAGGTGACGAGGCCGCGCAGTCGCGCGCGGGTGACGCGCGCGGCGAAGCGGTCGAACCACTCGGTGGCGTAAGCCACGTTGGCCAGACGCGCCTGCCGGAGCAGGGCGTCGCGTTGCTGTAAGAGTTGGCGGAAGTTCATGATGGGATCTCCTGTGCTGGCGGGTTGTTGTGCTCGCTTGACCGGATGCTCGCCTCCGCGGCCGGACCCTCGGGCCCGAACGCACCCAGGCCGGCTCGTG is from Lacunisphaera limnophila and encodes:
- a CDS encoding zinc ribbon domain-containing protein, encoding MSTSYQIAGKQVHCAHCGQTEFESRKVLLNTRGATFFNFDWLNKGATALTCQHCSRIEWFAQEPQAGGGVRADALR
- a CDS encoding aldo/keto reductase, which translates into the protein MPRLPIAPSGPEFSRLVYGTWRLLDDGASAQDINRRLQRCLELGITTIDTAEIYGLYRVEELLGRALALTPGLRDRLELVTKAGIYIPHAGDPTRTVACYDASGARLKQSLETSLRLLGTDRVDLFLVHRPDWLTGIDDTAQGLTELRRTGLTRSVGVSNYSAAQFAALNSRLEQPLVTNQLEFHLLHMDPIHDGTFDQCQQLGVRPMAWSPLAGGRLFSPGNEAAVRLGRAAAALADKYDGATLEQLAYAWILAHPSRPLPVIGTNKVERIESAAKAAAIELSREDWFALWVAARGHGIP
- a CDS encoding YkgJ family cysteine cluster protein, producing MDLHPDLPACAGCGRCCHLVVELRPGDVVPEQLVAEHAGVRCMDQRGNGACVALDPVTLLCTIYETRPQTCRDFHRGETLCRRILGR
- a CDS encoding 3-keto-disaccharide hydrolase, whose translation is MKPIASAACAALVLFAGAALPAADTLPLFNGRDLSGWHIDVPAMDKDPATPSPFLVRDGHLVSLAKPGGHIITDATHANYRLTVEYRFAGVPGNCGVLVHVSTPRALYGMFPRSIEAQLMHENAGDFWCIALDITTPDMETRRGPKADWGVDGKKLRRIRNLTDNSEKPPGEWNTLVIECLADQVKVWVNGDLVNHGYACQATSGQIALQAEGSEVEFRRVDLTPITTLTD
- a CDS encoding glutaredoxin family protein, translated to MPPELPLLYIKTGCPWCSEVSGFLAEHGIGFRELNVSDDAAAFNAMEHVSGQSKAPVLDWHGRVLADFGVEELKPFLHAQNVSFEDS
- a CDS encoding acyl-CoA thioesterase — encoded protein: MEPPSFTITRRVEFHETDAAGLMHFSNFYRWMEVCEHEWFRAHGLPMMTASPDGLNRGWPRRDSTCTHLRPLRCGDVVRVRATLAECGENTLTFAFLFEKDRAGRWTEVAHGRMTTVHVRQDSSGRMEAEPVPAAVRAALAPA
- the rsmH gene encoding 16S rRNA (cytosine(1402)-N(4))-methyltransferase RsmH is translated as MSDTPPDSPAPDPAPRPKRRPRYAGKNPRRFEEKYKEHNPARYADDVAKVLAAGKTPAGMHRPIMVAEILAVLALQPGETAVDCTLGYGGHARELLGRVAPAASPRRGRLVGLDVDPIEHPKTTARLRAAGFGEDVFTAVRSNFAGLPKVLASLGLAGADAILADLGVSSMQIDDPARGFTFKTDGPLDLRLNPSRPPSAADWLARIAQADLAAALTAHADEPHAELLARELVARRAEQPFLRTTELADAIRGILRAHHPRHDPEAADDTVRRVFQALRIAVNDEFGVLDLFLRHLPSCLNSGGRVAILTFHSGEDRRVKQAFRDGVRTGLYTATNEEVARAGPEERRANPRSSSAKLRWAIRA